In Rhodococcus sp. OK302, one genomic interval encodes:
- a CDS encoding PucR family transcriptional regulator translates to MSPALLNTPALLNTPALLNTSALPNTPGPLMLGGKPASTAVRDFAPLAAQLVNHFSRENPKFKSFHMESVQEDLVAVTAQGLQLAIRLMDHKKLPTDDDLDSIHTLTVRQARKGVPLSAILALTDEGVTAFRNLILSRAEAEDSANLKELNQLLFALAQRLHSFVSVSYLAAMPTGVELEEYSAGALVKAMLEGNDPTQLALQMGIELTPSYLVLRLLVSLPRPRPGAKDGAHHRLQAYRGLAAVQAKIAAHFGATLLEAPAPQRGLVLIEGTPNWGSVCAVIRQAKDEIGVEITAIGENAALEDIAAAEVTTRELAHLVRRLRLPARPYRMEDLALEYQLTRNGPGRDSLINLLKPLDSNPELLQTLSVHLANDQHRQRTASALGLHTNTVDNRIKRIAHLTGLDPTLPSELLKLRAAMISLSFASTDMDIRPAKL, encoded by the coding sequence ATGTCCCCTGCTCTGCTGAACACCCCTGCGCTGCTGAACACCCCTGCGCTGCTGAACACCTCTGCGCTGCCGAACACCCCGGGGCCGCTCATGCTGGGGGGTAAACCCGCCTCCACAGCTGTTCGCGACTTCGCCCCGCTGGCGGCCCAACTTGTAAATCACTTCTCCCGCGAGAATCCGAAGTTCAAGTCCTTCCACATGGAATCCGTGCAGGAGGACCTGGTAGCGGTGACCGCGCAGGGTCTACAACTGGCGATCCGGCTCATGGACCACAAGAAACTACCGACCGACGACGACCTGGACAGCATTCACACTCTTACCGTCCGGCAGGCACGCAAAGGGGTCCCGCTCAGTGCCATTCTCGCCCTGACGGACGAGGGCGTTACCGCTTTCCGCAACCTCATCCTCAGCCGGGCGGAGGCCGAGGATTCCGCGAATCTCAAGGAGCTCAATCAACTCCTGTTCGCACTCGCGCAGCGCCTTCACTCGTTCGTGTCGGTTAGCTACCTGGCTGCGATGCCCACCGGTGTGGAGCTCGAGGAGTACTCGGCGGGCGCTCTCGTCAAGGCGATGCTGGAAGGAAATGATCCAACTCAGCTCGCGTTGCAGATGGGTATCGAGCTCACACCCAGCTATCTCGTACTGCGGCTTCTTGTGAGTTTGCCGCGGCCTCGGCCGGGGGCCAAGGACGGCGCGCACCACCGACTACAGGCCTACCGCGGTCTGGCGGCGGTACAAGCCAAGATCGCCGCCCACTTCGGGGCGACTCTGCTGGAGGCTCCCGCGCCGCAACGTGGTCTGGTGCTCATCGAGGGAACGCCCAATTGGGGATCGGTGTGTGCGGTGATCCGTCAGGCGAAGGACGAGATCGGGGTGGAGATCACGGCTATCGGCGAGAACGCGGCTCTAGAGGACATCGCAGCCGCCGAGGTCACCACCCGCGAGTTGGCGCACCTCGTCCGGCGCCTGAGGCTTCCGGCCCGTCCGTACCGGATGGAGGACCTTGCGCTGGAGTATCAGCTGACTCGGAACGGACCAGGCCGTGACAGCCTGATCAACCTACTCAAGCCGCTCGACAGCAACCCGGAGCTGCTGCAGACACTTTCGGTGCACCTGGCGAACGATCAGCACAGGCAGCGCACTGCGTCCGCGCTGGGACTGCACACAAACACCGTTGACAACCGCATCAAGCGCATCGCCCACCTGACCGGATTGGACCCGACTCTGCCCTCTGAGCTGCTCAAACTGCGGGCTGCAATGATCTCGCTGTCGTTTGCCAGCACCGATATGGACATTCGTCCAGCGAAATTGTGA
- a CDS encoding MFS transporter — MKRNLNSASRGRTSALNESPPQKYAAVPYQLIYLVLALAITAYSLLQSLVAPVLPLLQQDLHTDRNTVTWILTAYLLAAAVATPILGRIGDMIGKKKVLTAVLIIACIGSILGALASSITLMIVARAIQGIAGGVIPLAFGIIRDELPRDKVTGAVGVISALIGVGGGLGLVLGGPIVDTLNAHWLFWIPAITIGVAAIATHLIIPESPVRTPGRVSWIAAVLLSSWLIALLVAISEAPKWGWASSPVLGLLVLAAILAVLWMKNELRSASPLIDMAMMRIPAVWTTNLAALLIGIAMYSIFAFVPAFLQGTPEAGYGFNSSITESGLIVLPLSMAFLLAGIGSGPLSHRVGAKAVLVAGSGAATVSLLILAFAHSEIWQVVLSMLLMGTGFGLAFSSMSGIIVHAVPSHQTGSASGTNANIRTIGGAIGSAMMASVVTAHLLPDGLPAESGYTTGFAVLAVASALGGAAALLIPNKHTPIVIPNDAQLAHATSTATISN; from the coding sequence GTGAAGCGGAATCTCAATTCCGCTTCTAGGGGAAGGACCAGTGCACTGAACGAGTCGCCGCCACAAAAGTATGCAGCCGTTCCCTACCAGCTGATCTATCTGGTACTCGCGCTTGCGATTACGGCCTATTCGTTGTTGCAGTCACTGGTCGCACCGGTGCTGCCACTGCTACAGCAAGACCTACACACCGATCGAAATACCGTGACCTGGATCCTGACGGCGTACCTCCTCGCCGCAGCCGTCGCCACCCCCATCCTCGGTCGCATCGGTGACATGATCGGCAAGAAAAAGGTGCTGACCGCAGTACTGATCATCGCCTGTATCGGTTCCATTCTGGGAGCATTGGCATCATCGATCACCCTCATGATCGTGGCCCGAGCAATTCAAGGAATCGCAGGCGGCGTCATCCCCTTGGCGTTCGGAATCATTCGCGACGAACTCCCACGAGACAAAGTCACCGGAGCGGTGGGCGTCATTTCTGCGTTGATCGGCGTCGGAGGCGGCCTGGGCCTGGTTCTGGGCGGCCCGATCGTCGATACACTCAACGCGCACTGGCTGTTCTGGATTCCCGCTATCACCATCGGTGTCGCCGCAATCGCGACACACCTGATCATTCCCGAGTCTCCCGTACGAACTCCCGGACGCGTGAGTTGGATTGCAGCCGTTCTGCTTTCGTCCTGGTTAATTGCATTGCTCGTCGCAATCAGTGAGGCTCCCAAGTGGGGTTGGGCGTCGAGTCCAGTTCTCGGCCTGCTCGTGCTGGCCGCAATTCTGGCCGTGCTCTGGATGAAGAATGAATTACGCAGTGCCAGTCCGTTGATCGACATGGCAATGATGCGGATCCCCGCCGTGTGGACGACCAACCTGGCGGCCTTGCTGATCGGCATCGCAATGTATTCGATATTCGCATTCGTACCGGCCTTCCTCCAAGGAACACCCGAAGCCGGCTACGGGTTCAATTCATCGATCACCGAATCCGGCTTGATCGTGTTGCCACTGTCCATGGCATTCCTTCTCGCAGGAATCGGTTCCGGTCCCCTCTCGCATCGTGTCGGAGCGAAGGCAGTACTGGTCGCCGGTTCTGGAGCTGCAACTGTGTCGCTGTTGATCCTGGCGTTCGCACACTCGGAGATTTGGCAGGTTGTGCTGTCGATGCTGCTGATGGGCACCGGTTTCGGCCTCGCCTTCTCCTCGATGTCAGGCATCATCGTGCATGCAGTTCCCTCACATCAGACGGGGTCGGCCAGCGGCACTAACGCCAACATTCGCACAATCGGTGGAGCGATAGGTTCAGCAATGATGGCCAGCGTCGTAACCGCGCACCTACTACCGGACGGACTTCCCGCTGAATCCGGTTACACCACAGGGTTTGCCGTCCTGGCCGTCGCCAGCGCACTCGGCGGCGCCGCGGCACTACTCATTCCGAACAAGCACACGCCCATCGTGATTCCGAACGACGCGCAACTCGCGCACGCGACGAGCACCGCTACTATTTCGAACTGA
- a CDS encoding TetR/AcrR family transcriptional regulator, whose product MATQKTPSDKPLRSDKPLRRDAAENRRRILDAAAQVFFASGLDAAVEEVARVAGVGVGTLYRRFPSKQALIDELVGEMRLVLAAAAREATGREDGSGLEALVLETGKLHSVQWACLPQLWDHSNAEPDALEEFRTRTAELLASAQQCGRIRSDVTPTDISMLFWALRGISETSHSVAPEAWRRHLEIVFAGMRPVVEGPFATPLQVKALSASQVRKINR is encoded by the coding sequence ATGGCGACACAGAAGACTCCGAGCGACAAACCGCTCCGCAGCGATAAACCGCTCCGCAGGGACGCGGCAGAAAACCGTCGACGAATCCTGGACGCCGCGGCTCAGGTGTTCTTCGCATCCGGCCTCGACGCAGCTGTTGAAGAAGTTGCCCGCGTTGCCGGGGTCGGCGTCGGCACGTTGTATCGACGGTTCCCCAGCAAGCAGGCTCTGATCGATGAATTGGTCGGCGAGATGAGGCTGGTTTTGGCTGCTGCGGCTCGCGAGGCGACAGGTCGCGAGGACGGGTCGGGCCTCGAAGCTCTGGTGCTCGAGACCGGCAAACTCCATTCAGTGCAGTGGGCGTGCCTGCCCCAGTTATGGGATCACTCGAATGCAGAACCGGATGCCCTCGAAGAGTTTCGCACCCGCACCGCCGAGCTTCTCGCTAGCGCCCAGCAGTGTGGCCGCATCCGAAGCGATGTAACTCCCACCGACATCAGCATGTTGTTCTGGGCATTGCGAGGGATCAGTGAAACATCGCATTCCGTTGCACCCGAAGCCTGGCGGCGTCACCTGGAGATCGTGTTCGCCGGAATGCGGCCGGTGGTCGAAGGTCCCTTCGCGACACCATTGCAGGTGAAGGCTCTCTCTGCCTCACAGGTACGCAAGATCAACCGGTAG
- a CDS encoding TfoX/Sxy family protein gives MAYDKALAERIRDALEHETGVSEVKMFGGLSFMVDGQLAVSANSHGNLMVRCEPDRVDELLTHKGAQWAEMRGKPMSKGWLEVDRTGTSSGIEFEGWIQEALNFAR, from the coding sequence ATGGCATACGACAAAGCTCTCGCAGAACGCATCCGCGACGCTCTCGAGCACGAGACCGGCGTCAGTGAGGTCAAGATGTTCGGTGGCCTGAGTTTCATGGTCGACGGACAGTTGGCGGTCAGCGCAAATTCACACGGAAACCTCATGGTCCGATGCGAACCGGACCGCGTCGACGAACTGCTGACGCACAAAGGTGCACAGTGGGCCGAAATGCGGGGTAAGCCGATGAGCAAAGGTTGGCTGGAAGTTGATCGAACCGGCACAAGTTCCGGTATCGAGTTCGAAGGTTGGATCCAAGAAGCACTGAATTTCGCTCGCTGA
- a CDS encoding ArsI/CadI family heavy metal resistance metalloenzyme, whose amino-acid sequence MSRVQLALNVDDLDQAVTFYSKLFNTQPTKLKPGYANFAIAEPPLKLVLLENPGTGGTINHLGVEVESSETVHSEIARLTDEGLFTDEEIGTTCCFATQDKVWVTGPAGEKWEVYTVLADSETFGSSPAHLDIVASGTACCVTTEDDAHAPTGSACC is encoded by the coding sequence ATGTCCCGCGTACAACTTGCCCTCAATGTCGACGACCTTGATCAGGCCGTCACGTTCTACTCGAAGCTCTTCAACACCCAGCCTACGAAACTGAAGCCGGGCTACGCGAACTTCGCGATCGCCGAGCCGCCGCTCAAACTCGTCCTCCTCGAGAACCCCGGAACGGGCGGGACCATTAACCATCTCGGCGTCGAGGTGGAATCCAGCGAAACTGTGCACAGCGAGATCGCCCGGCTGACGGATGAAGGCCTGTTCACCGACGAGGAAATTGGCACGACCTGCTGCTTCGCGACGCAGGACAAGGTGTGGGTCACAGGACCGGCAGGGGAAAAATGGGAGGTTTACACGGTCCTGGCTGACTCCGAGACCTTCGGTTCCAGTCCAGCACATCTCGACATCGTTGCTTCAGGTACCGCGTGCTGCGTCACCACCGAAGATGATGCACATGCTCCCACAGGCTCGGCCTGCTGCTGA
- a CDS encoding Rv2640c family ArsR-like transcriptional regulator encodes MPKALPVIDTTAPICCSPVAAGPISDDAALQVAVRLKALADPIRIKLMSILLTHSDGEVCTCDLAESVGLSESTVSHHLGQLKKAGMVFAERRGMNVYYRARPDALEALRLVLDPNCCN; translated from the coding sequence ATGCCCAAGGCCCTGCCCGTCATCGACACCACCGCGCCGATCTGCTGCTCCCCCGTCGCGGCCGGCCCGATCTCCGATGACGCCGCACTACAGGTGGCCGTGCGACTCAAGGCGCTCGCAGACCCGATACGCATCAAGCTGATGTCAATATTGCTGACACACTCCGACGGCGAGGTGTGCACCTGCGACCTCGCCGAGAGTGTCGGCCTGAGCGAATCGACAGTCAGTCACCATTTGGGTCAGCTGAAAAAGGCCGGCATGGTCTTCGCCGAGCGACGGGGAATGAACGTCTACTACCGAGCGCGTCCCGACGCCCTGGAAGCACTCCGCCTCGTTCTGGATCCCAACTGCTGCAACTGA
- the ppc gene encoding phosphoenolpyruvate carboxylase encodes MTEFSAQRPDHPRETPREATEPLREDIRLLGGILGKIVREQAGDAVFDLVERARVESFRVRRSEIDRAELVSLFAGISTDDAIPVIRAFSHFALLANLAEDIHRERRRAIHINAGEPPRDSTLAATYTKLDGADIDSATVENALRGALVSPVITAHPTETRRRTVFETQSRITELMRFRERTALSVDETADVDLDLRRQILTLWQTALIRLSRLRIQDEIEVGLRYYDAALFEVIPKINAEVRKALRGRWPDADLLREPILRPGSWIGGDRDGNPYVTGEIVHRATTRAAATAIEHHLAELEHLERELSMSARLVSVTPELDLLASKSGDDSAFRADEPYRRAIRGIRGRLSATGISVLGELPDHGSDDGLDAYTEPAQLQRDLSIIDTSLRRNGDATIADDRLERLREAVEVFGFHLSGLDMRQNSDVHESVVAELLAWSGVHPDYTSLSEPERVELLSTELTTRRPLTSPDAEFSELTTKELAIMAAGANAVRVLGAGAVPNYIISMCTSVSDMLEAAVLLKEVGVLDPGVGGAPSCPIGIVPLFETIEDLQGGAATLLATLDIPIYRAIVTSRGESQEVMLGYSDSNKDGGYLAANWALYRAELDLVEAARKSGIRLRLFHGRGGTVGRGGGPSYEAILAQPPGAVAGSLRITEQGEVIAAKYAEPRLAHRNLETLIAATLESTLLDVEGLGSDADAAYAVLDELAALARTAYSELVHDTPGFVQYFEASTPVAEIGALNIGSRPASRKQTKAISDLRAIPWVLSWSQSRVMLPGWYGTGAAFERWIDGDPNRLATLTRLYEQWPFFRTVLSNMAMVMSKSDLGLAARYAELVPDVELRERVFGMITEEHERTIRMYKSITGYDDLFADNSGLERSVHNRFPYLEPLNHLQVELIRRYRSGDEGDQVRRGIQLTMNGLATALRNSG; translated from the coding sequence ATGACCGAATTTTCCGCCCAGCGCCCAGACCATCCGCGTGAAACACCACGTGAAGCCACTGAGCCACTGCGCGAGGACATTCGGCTTCTCGGGGGAATTCTGGGGAAAATTGTTCGGGAACAAGCCGGTGATGCCGTCTTCGATCTTGTCGAGCGTGCCCGGGTGGAATCGTTCCGGGTTCGTCGTAGCGAAATTGACCGCGCAGAATTGGTATCGCTGTTCGCAGGAATCAGCACCGATGATGCAATCCCGGTCATTCGAGCGTTCAGCCACTTCGCGTTGCTCGCCAATCTCGCCGAGGACATCCACCGTGAGCGTCGCCGCGCTATTCATATCAACGCCGGTGAACCTCCGCGTGACAGCACTCTTGCCGCCACCTACACAAAGCTCGACGGTGCAGATATCGATTCGGCGACCGTCGAGAACGCCTTGCGAGGGGCGCTGGTGTCGCCAGTCATCACTGCTCATCCGACGGAGACCAGGCGCCGGACGGTGTTCGAGACCCAGTCCCGCATTACGGAGCTGATGCGGTTTCGTGAACGCACTGCCCTGAGCGTCGACGAAACCGCGGACGTTGATCTGGATTTGCGTCGCCAGATCCTCACACTGTGGCAAACCGCGCTGATTCGCCTCTCACGCCTGCGTATTCAGGATGAAATCGAAGTGGGCTTGCGCTACTACGACGCGGCACTGTTCGAGGTCATTCCCAAGATCAATGCCGAAGTGCGCAAAGCACTTCGAGGTCGCTGGCCCGACGCAGATCTGTTGCGTGAACCGATACTGCGTCCCGGTTCCTGGATCGGCGGCGACCGCGACGGTAATCCGTATGTGACGGGCGAGATTGTTCACCGCGCTACCACTCGGGCTGCGGCCACCGCGATCGAGCACCACCTGGCTGAACTCGAGCATCTCGAACGTGAACTGTCGATGTCGGCTCGGTTGGTTTCGGTGACACCGGAACTGGATCTCCTTGCCTCGAAGTCGGGTGACGATTCTGCCTTCCGCGCTGATGAGCCCTACCGCCGTGCAATTCGTGGTATCCGGGGACGGCTCAGCGCCACCGGCATTTCCGTGCTGGGGGAGTTGCCGGACCATGGGTCCGACGACGGACTCGACGCGTACACCGAACCTGCGCAACTGCAACGCGACCTTTCGATCATCGATACGTCGCTGCGCCGCAACGGTGATGCGACCATCGCCGATGATCGACTCGAACGTCTACGAGAAGCCGTGGAGGTGTTCGGGTTTCACCTCTCCGGATTGGATATGCGTCAGAACTCCGACGTTCACGAAAGTGTCGTAGCGGAACTGCTCGCGTGGTCGGGGGTTCATCCGGACTACACGTCGCTCTCTGAACCGGAGCGTGTGGAACTTCTGTCCACCGAGCTCACCACGAGACGACCGCTCACTTCTCCGGACGCGGAGTTCTCTGAACTGACCACCAAGGAATTGGCGATCATGGCTGCCGGCGCCAACGCGGTGAGAGTTCTGGGAGCCGGCGCGGTTCCCAACTACATCATCAGCATGTGCACCTCCGTCAGCGACATGCTCGAGGCTGCGGTCCTGCTCAAAGAGGTGGGCGTGCTCGACCCCGGCGTCGGAGGCGCCCCGTCCTGTCCCATCGGCATCGTTCCGCTGTTCGAGACGATCGAGGACTTGCAAGGCGGCGCCGCGACTTTGTTGGCCACGCTCGATATTCCCATCTACCGAGCCATCGTCACGTCACGGGGTGAGAGTCAGGAAGTGATGCTCGGATATTCCGACTCGAACAAGGACGGCGGATATCTCGCTGCCAATTGGGCGTTGTACCGCGCTGAACTCGATTTGGTCGAGGCCGCCCGGAAGAGTGGAATCCGGTTGCGCCTCTTCCACGGCCGCGGTGGAACCGTCGGCCGCGGCGGTGGACCAAGCTACGAGGCGATTCTCGCTCAGCCTCCCGGGGCTGTTGCCGGTTCGCTGCGCATTACCGAGCAGGGCGAGGTGATTGCAGCCAAGTACGCGGAACCTCGATTGGCGCATCGCAACCTCGAAACGCTGATCGCTGCCACTCTCGAATCAACCCTGCTTGATGTCGAAGGACTCGGCAGCGACGCGGACGCCGCCTATGCGGTCCTCGACGAACTGGCGGCCTTGGCTCGTACCGCGTACAGCGAATTAGTCCACGACACACCGGGATTTGTTCAGTACTTCGAGGCGTCGACGCCGGTCGCCGAAATCGGCGCCCTCAATATCGGAAGCCGGCCGGCTTCACGTAAGCAGACCAAGGCGATCTCCGACCTGCGTGCGATTCCGTGGGTGCTGTCCTGGAGCCAGTCACGCGTCATGCTCCCCGGCTGGTACGGCACGGGTGCGGCTTTCGAACGATGGATCGACGGCGATCCGAATCGCCTGGCGACGCTCACTCGTTTGTACGAGCAGTGGCCGTTCTTCCGCACTGTGCTGTCCAACATGGCGATGGTGATGTCGAAATCCGATCTGGGACTAGCTGCTCGATACGCCGAGTTGGTTCCCGACGTCGAACTGCGTGAACGGGTTTTCGGAATGATCACCGAGGAGCACGAGCGCACCATTCGTATGTACAAGTCGATTACTGGGTACGACGACCTGTTTGCCGACAATTCTGGTCTCGAACGTTCGGTTCACAACCGCTTCCCGTATCTGGAACCGCTCAATCACCTGCAGGTGGAGTTGATCAGACGCTACCGATCTGGTGATGAGGGTGACCAGGTCCGGCGCGGTATTCAGTTGACGATGAACGGTTTGGCGACGGCGCTGCGAAACAGCGGGTAG